The Hymenobacter oligotrophus genome segment ATGAAAGAGGCTCAAAACCTGCTCGAAATCAGAAAGGAGCTGCGTAAGCGGGGCTGCACGGTGCCGCTCATTGCCGATATCCACTTCACGCCGAACGCGGCCGAGCTGGCAGCGCGCATCGTGGAGAAAGTGCGCGTGAACCCCGGCAACTACGTCGACAAAAAGAAATTTCAGACCATCGAGTATACCGACGCCGAGTACCAGGGCGAGATTGAGCGCATCCGGGAGCGGTTTCGGCCCTTGGTGCAAATTTGCAAGGAGTACGGCACGGCCATGCGCATCGGCACCAACCACGGCTCGTTGTCCGACCGCATTTTGTCGCGCTACGGCGATACGCCGCTGGGCATGGTGGAGTCGGCACTGGAGTTCTTGCGCATCTGCGAAGACGAGAACTACTACAACGTGGTGCTTTCGATGAAGGCCTCCAACACGCAAGTGATGGTGCAGGCCTACCGCCTGCTGGTGCAGAAACTGGCCGCCGAAGGCCTGCAGCCGTATCCGTTGCACCTAGGCGTAACGGAAGCCGGCGAAGCCGAGGATGGCCGCATCAAGTCGGCGGTGGGCATTGGTACTTTGCTCGAAGACGGCCTAGGTGATACCGTGCGCGTGTCGCTCACGGAGCCGCCCGAAGCCGAGGCTCCCGTAGCCCGCATGCTCATCGATCGGTACACCAACCGCGCCGCCGAGGCCAAGCCGATGATGCCGTTGGCAAATGATCAATTAACAATGAGCAATGAACAATTGAAGGATGACCAAGCGCATTCATCATTGCTCATTGACCATTGTTCATTGCCAGTTGACCCCTTCCAGTACCACCGCCGCCACTCGCACGAGGTACTGAACCTAGGCGGGCAGAACGTGCCGCGCGTGCTGGCCGATATTTCGCGTTTGCCGCAGCTGGAGTACGCCGATTTGCGCTGCGTTGGGCACCTGTACTCGGCCTTCCTCGACAAGTTTCAGATGAACGACCTAGGGGCCGACTTCATCTACACCGGCCAGCGCCCGGTGCCCTTTATGCTGCCCAACGGCCTGAAGGAGTTGGTAGAT includes the following:
- the ispG gene encoding (E)-4-hydroxy-3-methylbut-2-enyl-diphosphate synthase → MSTYASKIYCPSLTEYKRREARVVNIGDLPLGGSYPIRVQSMTTVDTMDTLGSVEETLRMVAAGCEYVRITAPSMKEAQNLLEIRKELRKRGCTVPLIADIHFTPNAAELAARIVEKVRVNPGNYVDKKKFQTIEYTDAEYQGEIERIRERFRPLVQICKEYGTAMRIGTNHGSLSDRILSRYGDTPLGMVESALEFLRICEDENYYNVVLSMKASNTQVMVQAYRLLVQKLAAEGLQPYPLHLGVTEAGEAEDGRIKSAVGIGTLLEDGLGDTVRVSLTEPPEAEAPVARMLIDRYTNRAAEAKPMMPLANDQLTMSNEQLKDDQAHSSLLIDHCSLPVDPFQYHRRHSHEVLNLGGQNVPRVLADISRLPQLEYADLRCVGHLYSAFLDKFQMNDLGADFIYTGQRPVPFMLPNGLKELVDYTAWLDGGKRDDHYPVLTQSEYAVAAAKHPEANFVFHNLESLTTAALEQLRHDRTAVVILYTDNAHAMPEIRRAFFRLMNFGITNPVIINRQYPEQAPEQTQLYAATDVGGLLLDGLGDGVVLSTEKLPDADQQTWLQRLDGLNQLSFGILQAARTRMSKTEYISCPSCGRTLFDLPETTAMIRRRTDHLKGVKIGIMGCIVNGPGEMADADYGYVGVGRGKIALYRGQEVIKKSVPEEAAVDELINLIREDGRWVEPVKLEEQVGA